A region of Carassius auratus strain Wakin chromosome 41, ASM336829v1, whole genome shotgun sequence DNA encodes the following proteins:
- the LOC113059064 gene encoding protein Jumonji-like isoform X2, which translates to MSRERPKRNIIQKKFDDNDGIPWSEERVVRRVLYLSLKEFKTSQKSKVENGTGIVNGSFVNGHLNGSGAKAGLFAGSCKSDRTHAVQSKDCSHEYSTEGPVRKRPRLQAQRKFAQSHPCSPSATPLKMLEAVPPSPAMLNHLTRRKPKTEDFLTFLCLRGSAALPSNMTYFGSAKDDEDLDEEEDEEEEEDSASNATSSCQSTPRRSKGPNKCIANGHVFNGHKQTAEENESSLRARGRDGVHGKEKNTVASARTSTTHNLRPNRAVQEQKQQPSKVNGTSGASAVSSRKTRDLRTPPTKAVKYPKGHVTYTKARLLKEAKLSLSTRTHTHPQHSNSGKAQISHGKMQKQVLSPATPGRLCGTDTFPHRRNGLRPSKRRWDLAGVSLTGAEVEVKRLKVQVVPLERQSRKAAQETPVRPQVAGSQRPKRTSAGKLMFTKQMHCKAKNSPTTSTRDILKPANSPQISEIPKTSNSLKQGNPSNTTEPLIQAGPKERGRRNTEAMDVPVFYPSTREFHDPLIYMEFMRGQAEAYGLYRVVPPADWRPECKLKEEMRFVSYVQHVHKLGRRWGPNVQQLACIRRHLQTQGINMEEPPLIGGCELDLARFFQILNEMGGMQQVTDLKSWGRLADLLGIPRSAQDRLAKLQEAYCQYLLSYDSLSPAQRAQLEKEVLAEKEALEKRSGPLEGQGDISQHAALLLPRSEPKNGLVNGALHRSGAREHLRELDPTAKTTRQRRLGKRGEEEGVINDHHKCIYRGKSFSLTTFFRAARNTMNMCFSKEPDTAEVEREYWRLVEEKECHVAVHCGRVDTKTHGSGFPVGKSEPFSKHGWNLTVLSNNSGSILRHLGAVPGVTIPWLNIGMVFSTSCWCRDQNSLPYIDYLHTGADCIWYCIPAEEKSKLDKVVHTLLQANGTPGLEMLERNIMISPEVLHRKGVKVYRTVQQSGQFMDLKQRRIEEPFSTEKLLYQITTCERDNKQLMNAVSSLIKDLRDAEIRQRRDLFEAGLRLSARYGTHCESQADTKKQQRSRFTEDTADRRCQVCQHLCYLSMVVHESDNVVFCLECAFRYIQKCRSPRGLKMMFRYTEEQINSLVNQVCGRALENGGVKQKAVGPSKTPAKRSPRNKSNALVPLSSGRS; encoded by the exons AAAGAG GCCAAGACTTCAGGCTCAGAGGAAGTTTGCTCAGTCTCATCCCTGTTCTCCCAGTGCCACCCCGCTGAAAATGCTGGAGGCCGTGCCCCCGAGCCCAGCCATGCTCAACCACCTCACACGACGCAAACCCAAAACTGAAGACTTCCTTACCTTCCTCTGCCTAAGAG GCTCTGCTGCGTTGCCCAGCAACATGACATACTTTGGTAGTGCTAAAGATGATGAAGATTtagatgaggaagaggatgaggaagaggaagaagacagTGCCAGCAATGCCACTTCTTCCTGCCAGTCCACTCCACGGAGGAGCAAAGGACCCAACAAATGCATCGCCAACGGTCATG TATTTAATGGACATAAACAAACTGCTGAGGAAAACGAGAGCAGTTTAAGGGCCAGAGGGAGAGACGGGGTCCATGGGAAGGAGAAGAACACTGTAGCATCAGCTAGGACCTCCACTACACACAACCTAAGACCCAACAGGGCTgtacaagaacaaaaacaacag CCCTCCAAAGTGAATGGAACATCGGGAGCATCCGCTGTCAGTTCTAGGAAGACGAGAGACCTCCGCACTCCACCGACCAAAGCTGTGAAATACCCCAAGGGCCACGTGACTTACACCAAAGCCAGACTGCTCAAAGAGGCCAAGCTCAGCCTGAgcacacgcacccacacacacccTCAGCACTCCAACTCAGGAAAAGCCCAAATTAGCCACGGCAAGATGCAAAAACAGGTGCTATCACCAGCAACCCCTGGGAGGCTGTGTGGGACGGACACTTTCCCACACAGACGAAATGGACTGAGACCGTCAAAGAGGCGGTGGGATTTAGCCGGGGTTAGTCTGACCGGAGCAGAGGTCGAGGTTAAGAGGCTCAAAGTACAAGTGGTTCCCTTGGAGAGGCAGAGTAGGAAAGCAGCTCAGGAGACGCCGGTGAGACCCCAGGTGGCAGGATCGCAACGGCCCAAACGGACCTCAGCGGGGAAGCTCATGTTCACCAAACAGATGCACTGTAAAGCCAAGAACAGCCCCACTACCTCAACACGAGACATTTTAAAACCAGCCAACTCCCCCCAAATATCAGAGATCCCCAAAACAAGCAATTCACTAAAACAAGGCAACCCTTCTAATACCACTGAGCCCCTCATCCAAGCGGGGCCTAAAGAGCGAGGCCGGCGCAACACGGAGGCCATGGATGTTCCTGTTTTCTATCCCAGCACACGCGAGTTCCATGACCCACTGATTTATATGGAGTTTATGCGGGGGCAAGCGGAGGCGTATGGGTTGTACCGGGTTGTTCCACCAGCGGATTGGCGTCCCGAGTGTAAGCTTAAAGAGGAGATGCGCTTTGTCTCGTACGTGCAGCATGTGCACAAGCTGGGTAGACGCTGGGGCCCGAATGTACAGCAACTGGCCTGCATCAGGAGACACCTGCAGACACAAGGCATTAATATGGAAGAGCCTCCACTTATAG GTGGCTGTGAACTGGACCTGGCCAGATTCTTCCAGATCCTCAATGAAATGGGGGGAATGCAGCAGGTGACAGACCTGAAGTCGTGGGGCCGTCTCGCCGATCTGCTGGGCATCCCGCGCTCGGCTCAAGATCGGCTGGCCAAGCTCCAGGAGGCATACTGCCAATATCTGCTCTCCTACGACTCCCTGTCCCCAGCCCAAAGGGCCCAGCTGGAGAAGGAAGTGCTGGCAGAGAAAGAAGCCCTGGAGAAAAGAAGTGGGCCTCTAGAGGGCCAGGGAGACATATCCCAGCATGCCGCTCTGCTGCTTCCACGCTCTGAGCCCAAAAATGGGCTTGTGAATGGAGCGTTGCACCGAAGTGGAGCACGTGAGCACCTCAGAGAGCTGGACCCCACGGCAAAGACCACCCGGCAGAGAAGACTAGGGAAGAGAGGGGAGGAAGAAGGGGTGATAAATGACCATCACAAGTGCATTTACAGG GGAAAGTCGTTCTCTCTGACGACGTTCTTCAGGGCAGCCAGGAATACTATGAACATGTGCTTCAGCAAAGAGCCAGACACTGCTGAAGTTGAG AGGGAGTACTGGAGATTGGTTGAGGAAAAGGAATGCCATGTTGCTGTGCACTGTGGGAGGGTTGATACAAAGACTCATGGGAGTGGATTTCCTGTGGGCAAATCTGAGCCATTTTCAAA GCATGGATGGAATCTTACTGTCCTGTCTAATAACTCAGGATCCATCTTACGTCATCTTGGTGCTGTGCCAG GAGTGACCATCCCCTGGCTGAACATAGGCATGGTCTTTTCTACCTCATGCTGGTGTCGGGACCAGAACAGCCTTCCGTATATCGATTACCTACACACTGGTGCTGACTGCATTTG GTACTGTATTCCAGCTGAAGAGAAATCAAAACTTGACAAAGTTGTACACACACTGCTACAGGCTAATGGCACTCCAGGGCTAGAGATGCTGGAGAGGAACATAATG ATTTCTCCAGAGGTGCTCCATCGAAAAGGGGTGAAAGTGTACCGGACTGTGCAACAGAGTGGTCAGTTCATG GACCTTAAACAGCGTCGTATAGAGGAGCCTTTCTCCACAGAGAAACTGCTCTACCAGATCACAACATGTGAGCGGGACAACAAGCAGCTCATGAACGCAGTCTCCAGTCTAATCAAAGATCTCAG GGATGCGGAGATTCGCCAGCGCAGGGATCTGTTCGAGGCCGGGCTCCGTCTGTCTGCGCGCTACGGCACACACTGCGAGTCTCAAGCGGACACGAAAAAGCAGCAGCGCTCGAGATTCACGGAAGACACGGCTGACAGACGCTGCCAAGTGTGTCAGCATCTGTGTTACCTCTCCATG GTTGTTCACGAGAGTGACAATGTGGTTTTCTGTCTGGAATGTGCTTTCCGATACATCCAGAAGTGCAGGTCCCCTCGTGGCCTCAAGATGATGTTTCGTTACACTGAG GAGCAGATCAACAGTCTGGTAAATCAAGTGTGTGGCAGAGCATTGGAGAACGGTGGAGTGAAGCAGAAAGCCGTTGGCCCCAGCAAGACACCAGCTAAACGAAGCCCCAGAAACAAGAGCAATGCCCTGGTCCCCCTCTCCAGCGGCCGCTCCTAA
- the LOC113059064 gene encoding protein Jumonji-like isoform X1, translated as MSRERPKRNIIQKKFDDNDGIPWSEERVVRRVLYLSLKEFKTSQKSKVENGTGIVNGSFVNGHLNGSGAKAGLFAGSCKSDRTHAVQSKDCSHEYSTEGPVRKRPRLQAQRKFAQSHPCSPSATPLKMLEAVPPSPAMLNHLTRRKPKTEDFLTFLCLRGSAALPSNMTYFGSAKDDEDLDEEEDEEEEEDSASNATSSCQSTPRRSKGPNKCIANGHVFNGHKQTAEENESSLRARGRDGVHGKEKNTVASARTSTTHNLRPNRAVQEQKQQPSKVNGTSGASAVSSRKTRDLRTPPTKAVKYPKGHVTYTKARLLKEAKLSLSTRTHTHPQHSNSGKAQISHGKMQKQVLSPATPGRLCGTDTFPHRRNGLRPSKRRWDLAGVSLTGAEVEVKRLKVQVVPLERQSRKAAQETPVRPQVAGSQRPKRTSAGKLMFTKQMHCKAKNSPTTSTRDILKPANSPQISEIPKTSNSLKQGNPSNTTEPLIQAGPKERGRRNTEAMDVPVFYPSTREFHDPLIYMEFMRGQAEAYGLYRVVPPADWRPECKLKEEMRFVSYVQHVHKLGRRWGPNVQQLACIRRHLQTQGINMEEPPLIGGCELDLARFFQILNEMGGMQQVTDLKSWGRLADLLGIPRSAQDRLAKLQEAYCQYLLSYDSLSPAQRAQLEKEVLAEKEALEKRSGPLEGQGDISQHAALLLPRSEPKNGLVNGALHRSGAREHLRELDPTAKTTRQRRLGKRGEEEGVINDHHKCIYRGKSFSLTTFFRAARNTMNMCFSKEPDTAEVEREYWRLVEEKECHVAVHCGRVDTKTHGSGFPVGKSEPFSKHGWNLTVLSNNSGSILRHLGAVPGVTIPWLNIGMVFSTSCWCRDQNSLPYIDYLHTGADCIWYCIPAEEKSKLDKVVHTLLQANGTPGLEMLERNIMISPEVLHRKGVKVYRTVQQSGQFMVCFPGTFVSKVCCGYSVSETVHFASPQWMKMGYEAAKDLKQRRIEEPFSTEKLLYQITTCERDNKQLMNAVSSLIKDLRDAEIRQRRDLFEAGLRLSARYGTHCESQADTKKQQRSRFTEDTADRRCQVCQHLCYLSMVVHESDNVVFCLECAFRYIQKCRSPRGLKMMFRYTEEQINSLVNQVCGRALENGGVKQKAVGPSKTPAKRSPRNKSNALVPLSSGRS; from the exons AAAGAG GCCAAGACTTCAGGCTCAGAGGAAGTTTGCTCAGTCTCATCCCTGTTCTCCCAGTGCCACCCCGCTGAAAATGCTGGAGGCCGTGCCCCCGAGCCCAGCCATGCTCAACCACCTCACACGACGCAAACCCAAAACTGAAGACTTCCTTACCTTCCTCTGCCTAAGAG GCTCTGCTGCGTTGCCCAGCAACATGACATACTTTGGTAGTGCTAAAGATGATGAAGATTtagatgaggaagaggatgaggaagaggaagaagacagTGCCAGCAATGCCACTTCTTCCTGCCAGTCCACTCCACGGAGGAGCAAAGGACCCAACAAATGCATCGCCAACGGTCATG TATTTAATGGACATAAACAAACTGCTGAGGAAAACGAGAGCAGTTTAAGGGCCAGAGGGAGAGACGGGGTCCATGGGAAGGAGAAGAACACTGTAGCATCAGCTAGGACCTCCACTACACACAACCTAAGACCCAACAGGGCTgtacaagaacaaaaacaacag CCCTCCAAAGTGAATGGAACATCGGGAGCATCCGCTGTCAGTTCTAGGAAGACGAGAGACCTCCGCACTCCACCGACCAAAGCTGTGAAATACCCCAAGGGCCACGTGACTTACACCAAAGCCAGACTGCTCAAAGAGGCCAAGCTCAGCCTGAgcacacgcacccacacacacccTCAGCACTCCAACTCAGGAAAAGCCCAAATTAGCCACGGCAAGATGCAAAAACAGGTGCTATCACCAGCAACCCCTGGGAGGCTGTGTGGGACGGACACTTTCCCACACAGACGAAATGGACTGAGACCGTCAAAGAGGCGGTGGGATTTAGCCGGGGTTAGTCTGACCGGAGCAGAGGTCGAGGTTAAGAGGCTCAAAGTACAAGTGGTTCCCTTGGAGAGGCAGAGTAGGAAAGCAGCTCAGGAGACGCCGGTGAGACCCCAGGTGGCAGGATCGCAACGGCCCAAACGGACCTCAGCGGGGAAGCTCATGTTCACCAAACAGATGCACTGTAAAGCCAAGAACAGCCCCACTACCTCAACACGAGACATTTTAAAACCAGCCAACTCCCCCCAAATATCAGAGATCCCCAAAACAAGCAATTCACTAAAACAAGGCAACCCTTCTAATACCACTGAGCCCCTCATCCAAGCGGGGCCTAAAGAGCGAGGCCGGCGCAACACGGAGGCCATGGATGTTCCTGTTTTCTATCCCAGCACACGCGAGTTCCATGACCCACTGATTTATATGGAGTTTATGCGGGGGCAAGCGGAGGCGTATGGGTTGTACCGGGTTGTTCCACCAGCGGATTGGCGTCCCGAGTGTAAGCTTAAAGAGGAGATGCGCTTTGTCTCGTACGTGCAGCATGTGCACAAGCTGGGTAGACGCTGGGGCCCGAATGTACAGCAACTGGCCTGCATCAGGAGACACCTGCAGACACAAGGCATTAATATGGAAGAGCCTCCACTTATAG GTGGCTGTGAACTGGACCTGGCCAGATTCTTCCAGATCCTCAATGAAATGGGGGGAATGCAGCAGGTGACAGACCTGAAGTCGTGGGGCCGTCTCGCCGATCTGCTGGGCATCCCGCGCTCGGCTCAAGATCGGCTGGCCAAGCTCCAGGAGGCATACTGCCAATATCTGCTCTCCTACGACTCCCTGTCCCCAGCCCAAAGGGCCCAGCTGGAGAAGGAAGTGCTGGCAGAGAAAGAAGCCCTGGAGAAAAGAAGTGGGCCTCTAGAGGGCCAGGGAGACATATCCCAGCATGCCGCTCTGCTGCTTCCACGCTCTGAGCCCAAAAATGGGCTTGTGAATGGAGCGTTGCACCGAAGTGGAGCACGTGAGCACCTCAGAGAGCTGGACCCCACGGCAAAGACCACCCGGCAGAGAAGACTAGGGAAGAGAGGGGAGGAAGAAGGGGTGATAAATGACCATCACAAGTGCATTTACAGG GGAAAGTCGTTCTCTCTGACGACGTTCTTCAGGGCAGCCAGGAATACTATGAACATGTGCTTCAGCAAAGAGCCAGACACTGCTGAAGTTGAG AGGGAGTACTGGAGATTGGTTGAGGAAAAGGAATGCCATGTTGCTGTGCACTGTGGGAGGGTTGATACAAAGACTCATGGGAGTGGATTTCCTGTGGGCAAATCTGAGCCATTTTCAAA GCATGGATGGAATCTTACTGTCCTGTCTAATAACTCAGGATCCATCTTACGTCATCTTGGTGCTGTGCCAG GAGTGACCATCCCCTGGCTGAACATAGGCATGGTCTTTTCTACCTCATGCTGGTGTCGGGACCAGAACAGCCTTCCGTATATCGATTACCTACACACTGGTGCTGACTGCATTTG GTACTGTATTCCAGCTGAAGAGAAATCAAAACTTGACAAAGTTGTACACACACTGCTACAGGCTAATGGCACTCCAGGGCTAGAGATGCTGGAGAGGAACATAATG ATTTCTCCAGAGGTGCTCCATCGAAAAGGGGTGAAAGTGTACCGGACTGTGCAACAGAGTGGTCAGTTCATGGTATGTTTCCCAGGGACCTTTGTGTCTAAGGTGTGTTGTGGCTACAGTGTCTCAGAGACAGTGCACTTCGCCAGCCCCCAGTGGATGAAAATGGGCTACGAGGCAGCTAAG GACCTTAAACAGCGTCGTATAGAGGAGCCTTTCTCCACAGAGAAACTGCTCTACCAGATCACAACATGTGAGCGGGACAACAAGCAGCTCATGAACGCAGTCTCCAGTCTAATCAAAGATCTCAG GGATGCGGAGATTCGCCAGCGCAGGGATCTGTTCGAGGCCGGGCTCCGTCTGTCTGCGCGCTACGGCACACACTGCGAGTCTCAAGCGGACACGAAAAAGCAGCAGCGCTCGAGATTCACGGAAGACACGGCTGACAGACGCTGCCAAGTGTGTCAGCATCTGTGTTACCTCTCCATG GTTGTTCACGAGAGTGACAATGTGGTTTTCTGTCTGGAATGTGCTTTCCGATACATCCAGAAGTGCAGGTCCCCTCGTGGCCTCAAGATGATGTTTCGTTACACTGAG GAGCAGATCAACAGTCTGGTAAATCAAGTGTGTGGCAGAGCATTGGAGAACGGTGGAGTGAAGCAGAAAGCCGTTGGCCCCAGCAAGACACCAGCTAAACGAAGCCCCAGAAACAAGAGCAATGCCCTGGTCCCCCTCTCCAGCGGCCGCTCCTAA